One genomic window of Gammaproteobacteria bacterium includes the following:
- a CDS encoding FimV/HubP family polar landmark protein, translating to MKSSLNQRLDAQIELLSVRGAETEEMIVTLASEDAFSKAGLERPLLLTQLRFSVQNDLRGKPYIQVSSQKAVVEPFLNFLIEIDWPRGRLVREYTLLLDPPVFMTQPRSQMGVVSARVEPDSMARPAPAIPAPIRRPQAASPVVERESNQAQDPRRGTLFDRRKSLADRMERQRRARAAAAGERSVDNAATERRSVPSTMASVPLAKESRSRVNPVESETASDYGPVRRHETLWKIASGSRSSNVSVQQMMLAILRYNPHAFIDDNINFLRRGVVLRIPDADEARSLTAGEAIAQVGEHNTLWRALASQGRTKVATVRKPAKKIPTPIKVAPKDVVKEPAVVAEKSLFKDRLSIQAPDKNTAVEKSDDRTQIADKEQAQKSGVSTTVRFAKEELTSEKLRNRELRSQVAELEKTASKMDQLVSVQESELAEFQARLKRLREEREAAEAAKENVIEPVVVAEVTPEPVVIERQETPVTEQVEEDLLPSEPSVPMGNEEPIVVKEEPLPELTAEELQASKTLPNLLNAEPEDGVFDGLLKRPQLLMWIGGGALLLLLAVWMVRRKKMAEESDVDAADLNQSQPVSDADDANADGEIGAEDEEPNFDEGHGETQVLDQDQMEDVTREAREARVQNEQEDSSDSLEALEDELPKDDTIAEADVYLAYGLYPQAEDLLKAALRDKPDRQEYQEKLLETYFASKNIPAFEESAASFKESLGDDNNSLWERVVVMGKELCPRNELFAGEISTDVQAADLAPVKPENADFELDETDIADVSGLDFRLEESLAGEELNLDIPADDLNGLDDDLGDASLNDDSLLEGLDDTQLNDDVLLASMDKDPLSLEEDALLDASIGDGLELDMSALELDDMGLTSDDLPMIPELEEKNVESESSGLPVNATGIIDPDDTDLQKLLSTNMDETDLSLSTNMLDSSGFNDELSREEDELLDGLDTQGLEGLDLDSLGGSLDGLEPLPDLDESQVLPSLEESHDDLPSLDELEASLGDGDETLVEGPEELDDAFMDDSLLLESMDDSLHLDSVADSLRIDGMDQTMDGASGFDAELDDVSDIIDDVDEVETMLDMAQAYLDMGDAESAQHSLKDVLASEKVTEHQKSVAQGLLKKLSSS from the coding sequence GTGAAATCGTCTCTAAATCAACGTCTGGATGCTCAAATTGAGCTGCTCTCTGTGCGCGGAGCAGAAACCGAAGAGATGATTGTGACCTTGGCCTCGGAAGATGCTTTTTCAAAGGCGGGTCTGGAGCGACCTCTCTTATTAACTCAATTGCGTTTCTCGGTACAGAATGATCTTCGCGGTAAACCCTATATTCAAGTCAGTAGCCAGAAGGCGGTGGTGGAGCCGTTTCTCAATTTTTTAATTGAGATTGATTGGCCTCGTGGCCGTTTGGTGCGTGAATACACCCTGTTATTAGACCCTCCTGTCTTTATGACTCAACCGCGTTCGCAAATGGGTGTGGTGTCAGCTCGGGTTGAGCCTGACTCCATGGCTCGACCTGCGCCAGCGATTCCTGCTCCGATTCGTCGTCCACAAGCCGCTTCTCCTGTTGTTGAGCGTGAATCCAATCAAGCTCAGGATCCTCGTCGTGGCACTCTGTTTGACCGCCGTAAGTCTCTGGCGGATCGTATGGAGCGTCAGCGTCGCGCTCGTGCGGCGGCTGCCGGTGAACGTTCTGTTGATAATGCGGCCACAGAACGTCGCAGTGTGCCGAGTACAATGGCCTCTGTGCCTCTGGCCAAAGAGTCTCGCAGCAGAGTGAATCCAGTTGAGTCTGAGACCGCTTCTGACTATGGTCCGGTGCGACGCCATGAAACGTTGTGGAAGATCGCCAGTGGTTCGCGTTCGTCAAATGTGTCAGTGCAACAGATGATGTTGGCCATTTTGCGCTACAACCCTCACGCCTTTATTGATGACAATATTAATTTTCTTAGAAGGGGGGTGGTCTTACGCATTCCCGATGCCGATGAGGCGCGTTCATTGACGGCAGGTGAAGCGATTGCCCAAGTTGGCGAACACAACACACTCTGGCGTGCTTTGGCAAGCCAAGGTAGAACAAAAGTCGCGACGGTTCGTAAACCAGCTAAAAAAATTCCAACTCCAATTAAAGTTGCTCCCAAAGACGTTGTTAAGGAACCTGCGGTTGTTGCTGAAAAATCGTTGTTCAAAGATCGCCTCTCGATTCAAGCGCCAGATAAAAACACGGCGGTAGAAAAATCCGATGACCGTACTCAGATTGCGGATAAGGAGCAGGCTCAAAAGTCCGGTGTGAGCACAACGGTTCGTTTTGCCAAGGAAGAGCTGACCTCGGAAAAATTGCGTAATCGTGAATTGCGTTCGCAGGTAGCTGAGTTGGAAAAAACCGCCAGCAAAATGGATCAGTTGGTCAGTGTGCAAGAGTCTGAATTGGCGGAGTTTCAGGCGCGTTTGAAACGCCTGCGCGAAGAGCGTGAGGCGGCTGAAGCGGCAAAAGAAAATGTTATTGAGCCGGTCGTGGTTGCTGAAGTAACCCCCGAGCCGGTGGTAATCGAACGTCAGGAAACGCCGGTTACAGAACAGGTTGAGGAAGATTTGCTTCCCAGCGAGCCATCGGTGCCAATGGGTAATGAGGAGCCCATTGTGGTTAAAGAAGAGCCTCTGCCTGAGTTAACCGCCGAGGAGCTGCAAGCCTCGAAAACATTGCCTAATTTACTGAATGCAGAACCTGAAGACGGTGTGTTTGATGGATTGTTGAAACGGCCACAACTGTTGATGTGGATTGGTGGAGGTGCGCTGCTTCTATTGCTGGCAGTCTGGATGGTACGTCGTAAAAAAATGGCAGAAGAGTCTGATGTTGATGCGGCTGATTTGAATCAATCGCAGCCGGTGTCGGATGCCGATGATGCGAACGCTGATGGTGAGATAGGCGCTGAGGATGAAGAGCCGAATTTTGATGAGGGTCATGGAGAGACCCAAGTTCTTGATCAAGATCAGATGGAAGACGTCACTCGTGAAGCTCGCGAAGCCCGAGTGCAAAATGAGCAAGAGGATTCCAGTGACTCTTTGGAGGCATTGGAGGACGAACTGCCCAAAGATGACACCATTGCCGAGGCTGATGTTTATTTGGCCTATGGATTGTATCCGCAGGCCGAGGATCTGCTCAAGGCGGCTCTGAGAGACAAACCTGATCGTCAGGAGTACCAAGAGAAGCTGTTAGAGACTTATTTTGCTTCGAAAAACATTCCTGCCTTTGAAGAGAGTGCGGCCTCCTTCAAAGAATCCTTGGGTGATGACAACAACTCTCTTTGGGAGCGAGTGGTGGTGATGGGCAAAGAGCTTTGCCCACGTAATGAATTGTTTGCCGGTGAAATCAGCACTGATGTTCAAGCGGCCGATTTAGCGCCGGTAAAACCTGAGAATGCGGATTTTGAGCTGGATGAAACGGACATTGCTGATGTCAGTGGTCTTGATTTCCGTCTTGAAGAGAGTTTGGCTGGAGAAGAGCTTAATCTAGATATCCCCGCAGATGATCTGAATGGATTGGATGATGATTTGGGTGATGCTTCGCTGAACGATGATTCATTATTGGAAGGCTTGGATGATACTCAGCTGAACGACGATGTTTTATTAGCGAGCATGGATAAAGATCCATTGAGTTTAGAAGAAGATGCGTTATTGGACGCTTCCATTGGCGACGGTTTAGAGCTGGATATGTCGGCTCTGGAACTGGACGATATGGGGCTTACTTCTGATGATTTACCCATGATTCCAGAGTTGGAAGAAAAAAATGTCGAATCGGAGTCTTCAGGGTTGCCAGTCAATGCAACGGGTATTATCGATCCTGATGATACGGATTTGCAAAAATTATTGAGCACCAATATGGATGAGACCGACCTCTCTCTCTCCACTAACATGCTTGACTCTTCTGGTTTTAACGATGAGTTGAGCCGTGAAGAGGACGAGTTATTGGATGGTTTGGATACTCAGGGCTTGGAAGGTCTGGATTTGGATTCTCTCGGGGGCAGCTTGGATGGTCTGGAGCCGTTGCCTGATTTGGATGAGTCCCAAGTTCTGCCTTCCTTGGAGGAGTCCCATGATGATTTGCCTTCACTGGATGAGTTGGAGGCAAGTTTGGGTGATGGGGATGAGACCTTGGTTGAAGGTCCTGAAGAGCTGGACGATGCGTTTATGGATGACAGCTTGCTGCTAGAGAGTATGGATGACAGCCTGCATCTGGACAGTGTGGCGGATTCGTTACGCATTGATGGCATGGATCAAACGATGGATGGTGCTTCGGGTTTTGATGCTGAGTTGGACGATGTATCAGACATCATTGATGATGTTGATGAAGTGGAGACGATGTTGGATATGGCGCAAGCCTATCTTGATATGGGTGATGCCGAGAGTGCGCAACACAGCTTAAAGGATGTCTTAGCATCTGAAAAGGTCACGGAACATCAAAAAAGTGTGGCTCAGGGGCTGTTGAAAAAGTTGTCGTCATCTTAA
- a CDS encoding CbiQ family ECF transporter T component yields MINLSLHPGIKLSAYLLFAINLVLGASLPLLLFSSLLLLMLVHFAAISWRLLLRSLLRLRWLFLSILVLYSWMQPSGLMHDSWAWLAGVLAGLQYCLILALLAVSVVILLETTPLPQLVEAIYWLVMPLSLLGLKRDTLALRLALVIETLADMRQRWQLELKPDLAGLSLMDKIAAYFVHAFRLALQQADVSPMRQIELSGKSNPPWWQWLLLVLLLLLLRWVAAFSFV; encoded by the coding sequence ATGATTAATCTGTCATTGCATCCGGGCATTAAGCTGTCTGCTTATCTGCTGTTTGCCATTAATTTGGTCTTGGGGGCATCCTTGCCCTTATTGCTGTTCTCATCTCTTTTGCTGCTGATGTTGGTGCATTTTGCGGCGATTTCGTGGCGTTTGCTGCTGCGTTCTTTGCTGCGTTTGCGCTGGTTGTTTCTCTCCATTTTGGTGCTGTACAGCTGGATGCAACCCAGTGGTTTGATGCATGACTCATGGGCTTGGTTGGCAGGCGTTTTGGCCGGTTTGCAATACTGTCTGATCTTGGCTCTGTTGGCGGTCAGTGTGGTGATTCTGCTGGAAACCACGCCACTGCCGCAGTTGGTTGAAGCCATTTATTGGTTGGTTATGCCGCTCTCTCTGCTGGGTTTGAAACGAGATACGTTGGCGCTGCGTTTGGCGCTGGTCATTGAGACTTTGGCGGACATGCGTCAGCGCTGGCAGTTGGAGTTGAAACCCGATCTGGCGGGGCTCTCTTTGATGGATAAAATAGCCGCTTATTTTGTGCATGCCTTTCGTTTGGCGTTACAGCAAGCCGATGTTTCTCCTATGCGACAGATTGAACTTTCTGGGAAAAGTAACCCGCCCTGGTGGCAGTGGCTTTTGCTGGTGTTATTGCTGTTGTTATTGCGTTGGGTCGCTGCTTTTTCTTTTGTGTAG
- the truA gene encoding tRNA pseudouridine(38-40) synthase TruA: MKIAMGVEYDGSHFCGWQSQVKQVGLRTVQGAVEQALAKVAVEPVKVICAGRTDTGVHALSQVIHFETALDRPLKAWLMGGNSHLPADVNFLWAQPVADDFHARFKATARSYRYVILNRPMRSALLRDKVTWVYRPLNAALMNEGAWHLLGKHDFTSFRSCSCQASHPNRSIHSLIVHRQGDYLYIDITANAFLHNMVRIISGVLLAVGKGERQPEWVADVLAAKDRTVAGMTAPGRGLYFVSPRYPSEYHLPTKVHLPHF, encoded by the coding sequence ATGAAAATTGCCATGGGTGTTGAATACGATGGCAGTCATTTTTGTGGCTGGCAAAGTCAGGTCAAGCAGGTTGGTCTGCGTACGGTGCAGGGTGCAGTGGAGCAGGCGCTGGCCAAGGTGGCTGTTGAACCAGTGAAGGTGATTTGTGCGGGTCGAACGGATACCGGCGTGCATGCATTATCGCAAGTGATTCATTTTGAGACAGCGCTGGATCGTCCGTTAAAAGCGTGGTTAATGGGAGGTAATAGCCATTTGCCTGCGGATGTAAATTTTCTTTGGGCGCAGCCCGTGGCAGATGATTTTCATGCGCGTTTTAAGGCGACGGCCCGCAGTTATCGTTATGTTATTTTGAATCGTCCTATGCGTTCGGCACTGTTAAGAGATAAGGTGACTTGGGTTTATCGTCCATTAAATGCAGCATTAATGAATGAGGGTGCATGGCATCTGTTGGGTAAACATGATTTCACTTCATTTCGCTCTTGCTCTTGTCAGGCTTCTCACCCAAACCGTAGCATTCACAGTTTGATTGTCCATCGACAGGGGGATTATCTCTATATCGACATTACCGCCAATGCGTTTTTGCACAACATGGTGCGGATTATCAGCGGGGTGTTGTTGGCGGTGGGTAAGGGAGAGCGCCAACCGGAGTGGGTGGCGGATGTGTTAGCCGCGAAAGATCGAACTGTGGCGGGTATGACGGCTCCTGGGCGTGGGCTTTATTTTGTCTCACCTCGTTATCCGAGTGAGTATCATTTGCCGACCAAGGTGCATCTGCCTCATTTTTGA
- a CDS encoding DUF5011 domain-containing protein — protein MMVRFSTLTVLLSSLLSSFSFAGIITTEAGSGVVAGNSGDGAAATSATLSTPYDTVLDAAGNLYIADSVNSRIRKVNASDGIISTLVAGINAPRGLAINATDLFVSSFGSNQVLKINLLTKTLSVIAGTATAGFSGDGAAASSAQLNGPTGLALDAVGDLYIADALNNRIRKIALVSGLGEITTVLGDGTTPVLNYPQDVIFAVNGDMLIADSFNNRVQKISGATISTVVGDGTAASSGDSAGAVVGLATLAQVNNPTGLALDASGNVYVSEYDGHRIRKINTAGLISTLAGSGIAGFSGDGGSARLATLRLPTGFVVEAGVLHFADTNNHRIRKIVLDTTPATLTLTIDNNSTHTNQTTLSLGVVCDDGTGSGCDLMRISEDAGATWTSWQSYAATLSWPLLANVDGSKNMAVQLLDAEGNLSEASASIILDTQAPLNAPVIDSPINGSSSKTANNTISGTAEAGGTVEVLLGTTNLGLISADLSGNWGLSHLFTEGQNYSLTAQVTDLAGNIGPTSAATLFNVDLSAPSIALNGGAVTVQADPATGAVYNEQGAVVTDNFDTLTAIIGGTVNVALPGEYILSYDASDAAGNAAPQVTRTVTVVDSVAPVITMTGANIGAHEAGATYTDAGATALDGLDGDISANINAVNSVDITRVGTYSVSYDVSDAAGNAAAQASRSVTVVDTTPPLITLNGGATVQAEAGLAYVDLGATTSDNAAAAVTLTDDANVVNTAVLGTYTVTYTATDGAALSATSTRIVNVTDTTLPIITLTGGTAIQIEATPTDTYADPGFSATDSFDAALPAATVSGAVPDSSVPNIYNVNYDVSDASGNAALQVTRQVTVSDTTAPLISVVVPAGQTTSTVNLLVGDLYSDVGATADDSFDGVVTIISDAAAVVNTAVAGSYSVTYTSTDAAGNVATATRQVNVLSDQPVISLIGATTVSVEAGSTYIDLGATAFDNVDGNISTNISIANSVNTAAIGSYSVTYNVSDAANNAAVAVTRIVNVLDSIAPTLVRNGGDILNLSAGSVYTDAGAVATDAFEGDISASIVVNNPVDTAVPGVYSVVYNVSDASGNAAQSVSRTVVVLDKDKPVIGVAGGVTALTHEAGSAFVVPSATASDAIEGDLSGSIVVTSTVNEQLPGRYVVIYTVQDSTGNSAQTSVTVTVEDSTAPTITLLGNAALSIEFGSTYVDAGATASDIVDGNISANVSVVNGVDTAVLGVQSVEYASVDRAGNTAQLSRTVTVVDTTPPSLTLSSNALSLVKGDNYIQPNIIAVDAVDGMLAPANIAVTGSVDSNQVGVYSITVIATDAVGNASAPQTLVVTVVDSASISGGGGALSWWLMALMLGFRLRKRT, from the coding sequence ATGATGGTTCGTTTTTCTACCTTAACTGTTTTGCTTTCGAGTTTGCTCTCGTCATTTTCCTTTGCCGGAATAATAACAACGGAGGCGGGGTCGGGGGTGGTTGCTGGTAATAGTGGTGACGGGGCTGCGGCAACCTCAGCTACCTTGAGCACGCCTTATGATACGGTTTTGGATGCTGCGGGTAATCTCTATATTGCAGATTCCGTTAATAGTCGGATTCGAAAAGTGAACGCCAGTGATGGCATTATTTCTACGCTTGTTGCTGGAATTAATGCCCCGCGTGGTTTGGCGATTAATGCGACGGATCTGTTTGTGAGCAGTTTTGGTAGCAATCAAGTCTTAAAAATTAACTTATTGACAAAGACTCTCAGCGTGATTGCAGGCACCGCTACAGCGGGTTTTTCCGGTGACGGTGCAGCGGCCAGCAGCGCTCAGTTGAACGGTCCCACGGGTCTTGCTCTTGATGCAGTAGGTGATCTGTATATTGCAGATGCGTTAAATAACCGCATTAGAAAAATTGCTTTAGTCAGCGGTTTGGGAGAGATAACAACGGTGTTAGGAGACGGTACAACCCCTGTTTTAAACTACCCTCAAGATGTTATTTTTGCTGTAAATGGCGATATGCTGATCGCCGATTCCTTTAATAATCGAGTGCAAAAAATAAGCGGTGCAACGATCTCCACCGTGGTGGGTGACGGTACGGCGGCTTCATCGGGAGACAGTGCTGGAGCTGTTGTGGGGTTGGCGACTTTGGCGCAAGTGAATAACCCAACGGGCTTGGCGTTGGATGCCAGCGGTAATGTGTATGTTTCAGAATACGACGGTCATCGAATTCGTAAAATTAATACAGCGGGGTTGATCTCTACCTTGGCGGGCAGCGGTATCGCTGGTTTTAGTGGGGATGGTGGCAGTGCGCGTTTGGCCACGTTGCGCTTGCCAACGGGGTTTGTGGTGGAGGCAGGAGTGCTGCATTTTGCCGACACCAATAATCATCGCATCCGCAAAATTGTTTTGGATACCACCCCAGCGACGCTGACCTTGACCATTGATAATAATTCGACCCACACAAATCAGACGACGCTGAGTTTGGGGGTGGTTTGTGATGATGGGACGGGCAGCGGTTGTGATTTGATGCGCATCAGCGAAGACGCTGGGGCGACGTGGACAAGCTGGCAGAGTTACGCTGCCACGCTCTCTTGGCCGCTGTTGGCAAATGTTGATGGCAGTAAAAATATGGCGGTGCAACTGCTGGATGCCGAAGGTAATTTAAGCGAAGCGAGCGCCTCGATTATTTTGGATACGCAAGCACCCTTGAATGCGCCTGTAATAGATTCTCCCATTAATGGTTCCAGCAGTAAAACCGCCAACAACACCATCAGCGGTACGGCGGAAGCGGGCGGTACGGTGGAGGTGCTGCTGGGCACCACCAATTTGGGTTTAATTTCTGCTGACCTCAGCGGAAACTGGGGTTTGAGTCATCTGTTTACCGAAGGGCAAAACTACTCTTTAACCGCTCAAGTGACCGATCTGGCGGGTAATATTGGCCCGACCTCAGCGGCAACGTTATTCAATGTGGATCTGAGCGCGCCGAGCATTGCCCTAAATGGCGGGGCGGTGACGGTGCAAGCGGATCCAGCGACCGGTGCGGTTTATAACGAACAGGGTGCGGTGGTCACAGATAATTTTGATACCTTAACCGCAATCATCGGCGGTACGGTTAACGTTGCCCTGCCAGGAGAGTACATTCTGAGCTACGATGCGAGCGATGCGGCAGGCAATGCGGCACCTCAAGTGACGCGCACGGTGACGGTGGTGGACAGCGTGGCACCGGTGATTACGATGACGGGGGCCAACATTGGCGCTCACGAAGCGGGAGCGACCTACACTGATGCTGGTGCAACGGCTCTTGACGGTCTGGATGGCGATATTAGCGCCAATATTAACGCGGTTAATTCTGTTGATATTACCCGCGTAGGAACCTATTCAGTCAGTTACGATGTCAGCGATGCCGCAGGCAATGCCGCTGCTCAAGCGAGTCGTTCGGTGACGGTGGTGGATACCACGCCGCCACTCATCACGCTCAACGGTGGAGCAACGGTGCAAGCAGAAGCGGGGCTGGCTTATGTGGATTTGGGTGCGACAACGAGTGACAACGCAGCGGCTGCCGTTACTTTAACGGACGACGCTAATGTGGTTAATACGGCTGTTTTGGGTACTTATACCGTCACTTACACCGCCACCGATGGCGCGGCTTTAAGCGCCACTTCAACACGAATTGTGAACGTCACCGATACCACCCTTCCAATCATTACTCTAACCGGCGGTACGGCCATCCAAATTGAGGCAACACCAACAGATACCTATGCTGATCCCGGTTTTAGTGCCACGGACAGTTTTGATGCCGCCTTGCCTGCGGCAACGGTTAGCGGTGCCGTACCCGACTCTTCTGTACCGAATATTTATAACGTCAACTACGATGTCAGCGATGCCTCTGGCAATGCTGCCTTGCAAGTGACTCGTCAAGTGACGGTTTCCGACACCACGGCTCCGCTTATCTCGGTGGTGGTGCCCGCAGGCCAAACCACCTCCACGGTTAATTTGTTGGTGGGCGATCTCTACAGCGATGTGGGAGCAACGGCAGATGACAGTTTTGATGGCGTAGTGACGATCATCAGTGATGCCGCTGCGGTGGTTAATACAGCCGTGGCAGGGTCTTACAGTGTGACTTACACCTCAACGGATGCCGCTGGCAATGTCGCTACGGCGACACGACAGGTGAATGTACTCAGTGATCAACCGGTGATTTCCTTGATCGGTGCAACTACGGTGAGTGTTGAAGCGGGCAGCACCTACATAGATTTGGGTGCGACGGCGTTTGATAACGTCGATGGCAACATCAGTACGAATATCAGCATTGCCAATAGCGTTAATACAGCCGCCATTGGCAGTTACAGCGTCACCTACAACGTCAGCGATGCCGCAAATAACGCCGCTGTTGCGGTGACTCGGATCGTCAATGTGCTGGACAGCATTGCTCCTACCTTGGTACGCAATGGGGGCGATATTCTTAATCTGAGCGCCGGTTCGGTTTACACCGATGCGGGAGCGGTGGCTACCGATGCGTTTGAGGGCGACATCAGTGCCTCTATTGTGGTGAACAACCCCGTTGATACCGCTGTGCCTGGGGTGTACAGCGTGGTTTATAACGTCAGTGATGCCAGTGGTAATGCCGCTCAAAGCGTGAGTCGAACGGTGGTGGTGTTGGACAAAGATAAGCCGGTCATTGGGGTTGCAGGGGGAGTGACTGCGTTGACCCATGAGGCAGGCAGTGCCTTTGTTGTGCCGAGCGCGACGGCCAGTGATGCCATCGAGGGTGATTTGAGTGGCTCAATTGTGGTCACCAGCACGGTGAATGAACAGCTGCCTGGGCGTTATGTGGTGATCTACACGGTACAAGATTCCACCGGCAACAGCGCCCAAACCAGCGTGACGGTGACCGTCGAGGACAGCACCGCCCCGACGATCACGCTGCTGGGCAACGCGGCTTTGAGTATCGAGTTTGGCTCTACTTATGTTGATGCTGGTGCCACTGCCAGCGACATCGTGGATGGCAATATCAGTGCAAATGTGAGTGTTGTAAATGGGGTTGATACGGCGGTTCTCGGCGTACAGAGCGTTGAATACGCCAGTGTGGATCGAGCCGGTAACACCGCTCAGTTGTCACGCACGGTGACGGTGGTGGATACCACCCCGCCAAGCTTGACGCTCTCCAGCAACGCTTTGAGTTTAGTGAAAGGCGACAATTACATCCAACCCAACATCATCGCTGTGGATGCTGTGGATGGCATGTTGGCTCCCGCTAATATTGCTGTAACGGGCAGTGTGGACAGCAACCAAGTGGGGGTTTACAGCATTACGGTAATTGCCACCGATGCGGTGGGTAATGCCTCAGCGCCGCAAACCTTGGTGGTGACGGTGGTTGATTCTGCCTCCATCAGCGGTGGTGGTGGCGCGTTGAGCTGGTGGCTGATGGCGTTGATGTTGGGTTTTCGGCTTAGAAAACGCACTTAA
- the dbpA gene encoding ATP-dependent RNA helicase DbpA produces MTAVDFSSLKLNPSLISNLDSLGYQKMMPIQAESLPPILAGKDVIAQGKTGSGKTAAFGLGLLNKLEVKRFRIQALLLCPTRELADQVAVEIRRLARSIHNIKVLTLCGGKPFGPQVGSLEHGAHIIVGTPGRVEDHLRRGTLKLTHVDTLVLDEADRMLDMGFQESLDFIIEQIPEQRQTLLFSATYPERIRSIAERIMHDPLMVKVEGSHDNETIAQTFYQVAEDADRLDALHLLLQLHRPPSALVFCNTRKEVQEVANALNRLGFSALALHGELEQRDRDQALVRFANKSISILVATDVAARGLDIEALDAVFNYHLAHEQEVHLHRVGRTGRAGGKGIAATIYSEAEAYRIAALEVYLDRNVERAVLPDVALLQAEAYSAEMVCLQIDGGKKQKVRLGDILGALTAGKGIEGSAVGKIHLFPSWAYVAVKRSVANMALKKLSTGKLKGRSFRVRQIGH; encoded by the coding sequence GTGACCGCAGTCGATTTTTCCAGTCTTAAACTCAACCCCTCCCTGATCAGTAACCTTGATTCATTGGGTTATCAGAAGATGATGCCGATTCAGGCCGAAAGCCTGCCACCCATTTTAGCGGGCAAAGATGTGATTGCCCAAGGCAAAACCGGCTCGGGTAAAACCGCTGCTTTTGGTCTTGGGTTGCTTAATAAACTGGAGGTGAAACGCTTTCGGATTCAAGCTCTGCTGCTCTGCCCGACCCGTGAGTTGGCGGACCAGGTGGCGGTGGAGATTCGCCGTTTGGCGCGCAGCATTCACAACATCAAAGTGCTGACCCTCTGCGGTGGCAAACCCTTTGGCCCACAAGTGGGTTCCTTGGAGCACGGCGCGCACATCATTGTCGGCACCCCAGGGCGGGTGGAGGATCACTTGCGTCGAGGCACGTTGAAATTGACTCACGTCGATACCTTGGTGCTGGACGAAGCGGATCGCATGTTGGACATGGGGTTTCAGGAGTCGCTGGATTTTATTATTGAGCAGATCCCCGAACAGCGCCAAACGCTGCTCTTCAGTGCCACCTACCCCGAGCGAATTCGCTCCATTGCCGAACGCATTATGCACGATCCCTTGATGGTCAAAGTGGAGGGCAGCCACGATAACGAAACCATAGCGCAGACCTTTTACCAAGTGGCCGAAGACGCTGATCGCCTTGATGCTCTGCATCTGCTGCTGCAACTGCATCGCCCCCCCAGTGCTTTGGTGTTTTGCAACACCCGCAAGGAGGTGCAAGAAGTGGCCAACGCCCTGAATCGTCTCGGTTTTAGCGCCTTGGCGTTGCACGGCGAGCTGGAGCAGCGGGATCGAGATCAGGCGCTGGTGCGTTTTGCGAATAAAAGCATCTCCATTTTGGTGGCCACCGATGTGGCGGCGCGGGGCTTGGACATTGAGGCGCTGGATGCGGTGTTTAATTACCATCTGGCTCATGAGCAAGAGGTGCATCTGCATCGGGTCGGGCGTACTGGGCGTGCCGGTGGTAAAGGCATCGCCGCGACGATTTACAGTGAAGCAGAGGCGTATCGAATCGCGGCGCTGGAGGTGTATTTGGATCGCAACGTGGAGCGGGCTGTGCTGCCCGATGTGGCTTTGTTGCAGGCCGAAGCCTATTCGGCAGAGATGGTCTGTTTGCAGATTGATGGCGGTAAAAAACAGAAAGTGCGCCTGGGTGATATTTTAGGTGCCTTGACCGCAGGCAAGGGCATCGAAGGCAGCGCCGTGGGCAAAATTCATCTTTTCCCCAGTTGGGCGTATGTGGCGGTGAAACGCAGCGTGGCCAATATGGCACTGAAAAAACTCTCCACTGGCAAGCTGAAAGGGCGTTCGTTTCGGGTACGCCAAATCGGTCATTAG